One Obesumbacterium proteus DNA window includes the following coding sequences:
- the phoB gene encoding phosphate response regulator transcription factor PhoB, whose translation MARRILVVEDEAPIREMVCFVLEQNGYQPVEAEDYDSAVNSLSEPYPDLVLLDWMLPGGSGIQFIKHMKREALTREIPVMMLTARGEEEDRVRGLEVGADDYITKPFSPKELVARIKAVMRRISPMAVEEVIEVQGLSLDPTSHRVMANEAPLDMGPTEFKLLHFFMTHPERVYSREQLLNHVWGTNVYVEDRTVDVHIRRLRKALELSGHDKMVQTVRGTGYRFSARF comes from the coding sequence ATGGCCAGACGCATATTGGTAGTAGAAGATGAAGCGCCAATTCGTGAAATGGTGTGTTTTGTTTTAGAGCAAAACGGCTACCAACCGGTTGAAGCCGAAGATTATGACAGCGCGGTGAACTCGCTTTCTGAGCCTTATCCTGATTTAGTGCTGCTGGATTGGATGCTGCCGGGCGGTTCTGGGATCCAGTTCATCAAGCATATGAAGCGCGAAGCGTTAACGCGTGAAATTCCTGTGATGATGCTGACCGCTCGCGGTGAAGAAGAAGATCGCGTGCGCGGTTTGGAAGTGGGCGCAGACGATTACATCACCAAGCCTTTTTCGCCCAAAGAGCTGGTGGCCAGAATTAAAGCCGTGATGCGCCGTATTTCGCCGATGGCGGTGGAAGAGGTGATTGAAGTGCAGGGGCTGAGTCTCGATCCGACGTCACATCGTGTGATGGCCAACGAAGCCCCGCTGGATATGGGACCGACTGAGTTTAAGTTGCTGCATTTTTTCATGACTCATCCCGAGCGCGTTTATAGCCGCGAGCAGTTGCTAAATCATGTCTGGGGCACTAACGTTTATGTAGAAGACCGCACCGTGGATGTTCATATTCGCCGACTGCGCAAAGCGCTGGAGCTGAGCGGGCATGATAAAATGGTGCAAACCGTTCGTGGGACGGGTTATCGTTTTTCGGCGCGTTTCTAA
- the ppx gene encoding exopolyphosphatase, which yields MPLNHSNNKPQEIAAIDLGSNSFHMVIARIVNGALQVLGRLKQRVHLADGLDSNNMLSEEAMERGIACLALFAERLQGFPEENVCIVGTHSLRQAANAEEFLKRAAKVIPYPIEIISGHEEARLIFMGVAHTQPEKGRKLVIDIGGGSTEMVIGEDFDPLLVESRRMGCVSFARQFFPNGEISKDNFQRARLAAAQKLENMAWQYRIQGWQAALGASGSIKAAHEVLIALGEKDGLITAERLELLRNEVLKYKRFSELALPGLSEDRQAVFVPGLSILCGVFDALAIKQLRLSDGALREGVLYEMEGRFRHQDIRSRTARSLAEHYNIDHEQAYRVLSTVQQLYAQWMAQNSKLVHPQLEALLNWAAMLHEVGLSINHSGMHRHSAYILQNTNLPGFNQEQQLLLATLVRFHRKGVKLDELPRLTLFKKKQYIPLIQILRLAALLNNQRQSTTTPESLELETNGFHWILRFPQGYLQQNNLVQLDVEKEQSYWKDVEGWSLLVEEQL from the coding sequence ATGCCGCTAAATCATTCCAATAACAAACCGCAGGAAATTGCTGCAATCGATCTGGGCTCTAACAGTTTCCATATGGTTATTGCCCGCATCGTTAACGGCGCGCTTCAGGTTCTGGGACGCCTGAAGCAACGAGTCCATCTGGCCGATGGCCTTGATAGCAACAATATGCTCAGCGAAGAAGCCATGGAACGCGGCATTGCCTGCCTCGCTCTGTTTGCTGAGCGTTTACAAGGGTTTCCTGAAGAAAACGTCTGTATTGTCGGCACGCATTCGCTGCGCCAAGCCGCCAACGCCGAAGAGTTTCTCAAACGGGCTGCGAAAGTAATTCCGTATCCGATTGAGATCATCTCAGGTCACGAAGAAGCGCGACTCATTTTTATGGGCGTGGCGCACACGCAGCCAGAAAAAGGCCGCAAGCTAGTGATCGACATCGGCGGCGGCTCCACTGAAATGGTTATCGGTGAAGACTTCGATCCGCTGCTGGTCGAAAGCCGCCGGATGGGCTGCGTGAGTTTCGCGCGCCAATTCTTCCCTAACGGTGAAATCAGCAAAGATAACTTCCAGCGTGCTCGTTTAGCGGCGGCGCAAAAACTGGAAAATATGGCGTGGCAGTATCGCATTCAAGGCTGGCAGGCCGCGCTCGGCGCGTCTGGCTCGATCAAAGCTGCCCATGAAGTGTTAATTGCATTGGGTGAAAAAGATGGCCTCATCACGGCGGAACGCCTTGAACTGCTGCGTAATGAAGTGCTTAAGTATAAGCGTTTCAGCGAATTAGCCCTACCGGGGCTTTCAGAAGATCGTCAGGCGGTGTTTGTACCAGGGCTATCGATTCTTTGCGGCGTATTTGATGCGCTGGCGATCAAACAGCTGCGGCTGTCGGATGGTGCGCTGCGTGAAGGCGTGCTTTACGAGATGGAAGGACGTTTCCGCCATCAGGATATTCGCAGCCGAACCGCACGTAGCCTTGCGGAACACTACAATATCGATCATGAACAAGCCTATCGCGTGCTCAGTACGGTACAACAGCTTTACGCACAGTGGATGGCCCAGAACAGTAAACTGGTTCACCCACAGCTAGAAGCACTGCTCAACTGGGCCGCTATGCTGCATGAGGTGGGTCTGAGCATCAACCACAGCGGCATGCACCGCCATTCAGCCTATATCCTGCAAAACACCAACCTACCGGGGTTTAATCAGGAGCAACAATTGTTGCTGGCAACGCTGGTACGCTTCCATCGTAAAGGTGTTAAGCTGGATGAACTGCCGCGTCTGACGTTGTTCAAGAAAAAGCAGTATATCCCGCTGATCCAAATCCTGCGCTTGGCGGCGTTGCTGAATAATCAACGCCAGTCCACCACTACGCCAGAATCGCTGGAGCTTGAAACCAACGGTTTTCATTGGATCCTGCGTTTCCCACAGGGTTATCTGCAACAAAATAACCTCGTGCAGCTCGACGTAGAAAAAGAGCAGTCATACTGGAAGGACGTTGAAGGCTGGAGTTTGCTGGTGGAAGAACAGCTTTAA
- a CDS encoding PstS family phosphate ABC transporter substrate-binding protein: protein MQGRQIKQWKAALIGVVCGFISLPALAIGQSMLSGNLSSAGSDTMVNLMALWANNFSQSNPNVNVQLQAAGSTSAPTALAAGAAQLGPMSRPMKAAEIAAFEQHYGYPPLAVPVALDALVVLVHQDNPLRETSFNQLDSIYSSTLRCGDTTPITQWKTLGLGGEWKSRAISLYGRNSASGTYGYFKQQVLCNGDFSPRVNELPGSASVVQAVAGSLNSIGYASIGFRASGVHMLAVSQFGGPAIEPTAENIVQGRYPLVRHLYIYVNKAPGKPLSPLTAAFMDSVLSAQGQKLVSQDGYMPLSAADIAQARAELGI, encoded by the coding sequence ATGCAGGGACGTCAAATCAAACAATGGAAAGCGGCGCTGATTGGCGTCGTTTGTGGTTTTATCTCGTTACCCGCGCTGGCCATCGGACAATCGATGCTGTCGGGGAATTTGTCTAGTGCGGGTTCGGATACGATGGTGAACCTGATGGCGCTATGGGCAAATAACTTTTCGCAGAGTAACCCTAATGTGAATGTGCAACTTCAGGCGGCGGGCTCGACCAGCGCGCCCACGGCGTTGGCTGCGGGCGCTGCTCAGCTAGGCCCGATGAGTCGCCCGATGAAAGCGGCGGAAATCGCGGCTTTCGAACAGCACTATGGTTATCCTCCGCTAGCGGTGCCGGTGGCTTTAGATGCCTTGGTTGTGTTGGTTCATCAAGATAATCCGCTGCGTGAAACCAGTTTTAATCAATTAGACAGCATCTATTCCAGCACGCTGCGCTGTGGTGATACAACGCCGATTACCCAATGGAAAACGCTGGGGTTGGGCGGAGAGTGGAAGTCGCGAGCCATTTCTCTCTATGGACGCAACTCGGCGTCGGGCACCTATGGTTATTTCAAACAGCAGGTGTTGTGTAACGGTGATTTCAGCCCACGAGTCAACGAGCTGCCAGGCTCGGCATCGGTCGTGCAGGCGGTTGCGGGTTCTCTTAATAGCATTGGCTATGCCAGCATTGGCTTTCGTGCTAGCGGCGTGCATATGCTGGCGGTTAGCCAGTTTGGTGGCCCCGCGATTGAACCGACGGCGGAAAACATTGTGCAAGGCCGCTACCCGCTAGTGCGCCATCTGTATATCTATGTGAACAAAGCGCCGGGGAAACCTTTATCGCCGCTAACCGCCGCCTTTATGGACAGCGTGCTATCGGCACAGGGCCAAAAACTGGTGTCACAAGACGGCTATATGCCGTTATCTGCGGCAGATATTGCACAGGCGAGGGCGGAGTTGGGGATTTGA
- the phoR gene encoding phosphate regulon sensor histidine kinase PhoR has translation MLERLSWKRLLLELLFCCIPAVILGLLIGYLPWFLLAAVSALLGWHFYNQLRLSHWLWVDRSMTPPAGRGSWEPLFYGLYQMQQRNRRRRRELALLIKRFRSGAESLPDAVIMTTEEGNIFWCNGLAQHLLGFRWPEDNGQHILNLLRYPEFTHYLQSQDFSRPLTLHLNNGRFVEFRVMPYAEGQLLMVARDVTQTRQLEGTRRNFFANVSHELRTPLTVLQGYLEMMNDDDMAAPVRQKALATMQEQTKRMDSLVKQLLTLSKIEAAPPIALNEIVDVPVMLHMLEREALSLSNGRHEITFRINDKLKVFGNDDQLRSAVSNLVYNAVNHTPDGTKIEVCWQQTTQGAQFEVSDNGPGIAAEHLGRLTERFYRVDKARSRQTGGSGLGLAIVKHALNHHEATLNIMSEIGLGTRFVFTLPPHLIVPLAGESMTQKNKGQKGLPSKEI, from the coding sequence GTGCTTGAACGCCTATCGTGGAAAAGACTGCTGCTGGAGCTGTTGTTTTGCTGCATTCCGGCGGTGATCCTTGGGCTGCTGATCGGCTATTTGCCGTGGTTTCTGCTGGCTGCGGTGTCTGCGCTATTGGGCTGGCATTTCTATAACCAGTTGCGCCTCTCGCACTGGCTATGGGTCGACCGTAGTATGACCCCACCCGCTGGGCGAGGAAGCTGGGAGCCGTTGTTCTATGGTTTATATCAGATGCAGCAGCGTAATCGACGCCGTCGTCGCGAGCTGGCACTGCTGATTAAACGTTTTCGCAGCGGTGCTGAGTCATTGCCCGATGCGGTGATTATGACGACCGAAGAAGGCAATATTTTCTGGTGTAATGGCTTGGCGCAACACCTGCTCGGTTTTCGTTGGCCAGAGGATAATGGCCAGCATATTCTTAACCTTCTGCGCTACCCCGAATTCACGCATTATCTGCAATCGCAAGATTTTTCCCGTCCGCTCACGCTGCATCTCAATAATGGCCGTTTCGTTGAATTTCGTGTGATGCCGTATGCCGAAGGCCAACTGCTGATGGTGGCTCGTGATGTGACTCAAACGCGGCAGTTAGAGGGCACGCGACGTAACTTCTTTGCCAACGTTAGCCACGAACTGCGCACGCCGCTGACCGTGTTACAGGGCTATCTCGAGATGATGAACGATGACGATATGGCGGCTCCGGTGCGGCAGAAGGCGCTGGCGACCATGCAAGAGCAGACCAAGCGTATGGACAGCTTGGTGAAGCAGCTATTGACCCTCTCTAAAATCGAAGCGGCTCCGCCGATTGCCTTGAATGAAATTGTTGATGTCCCCGTGATGCTGCATATGCTGGAACGTGAGGCGCTGTCGTTGAGTAACGGTCGCCATGAAATCACCTTCCGCATCAACGATAAACTCAAAGTATTCGGCAACGACGATCAGCTGCGTAGCGCGGTTTCTAATCTGGTATATAACGCGGTTAACCACACGCCGGACGGCACCAAAATTGAAGTCTGCTGGCAACAAACCACTCAAGGCGCGCAGTTCGAAGTTAGCGATAATGGCCCCGGCATTGCGGCGGAGCATTTGGGGCGTTTGACTGAGCGTTTTTATCGGGTTGATAAAGCGCGTTCGCGCCAAACCGGCGGCAGCGGCTTAGGGCTGGCGATAGTTAAACATGCGTTGAATCATCATGAAGCTACGCTCAATATCATGAGTGAAATTGGCTTGGGGACGCGCTTTGTGTTTACACTGCCACCGCATCTCATTGTGCCACTGGCAGGTGAGAGCATGACGCAGAAAAACAAAGGCCAGAAAGGGCTACCGAGCAAGGAAATCTGA